The nucleotide sequence CTCGACGTGTTCACGCGCGTGGCCGGGCTGGACGCGCTGGCAGACGGAAACGAGGACACCAGCGAGCAACCCCCAGACCCAGCCCAGGACGACGGCCGTCCCGTCCTGACGCGCTCCTATGGCCTCTCCTTTCCGCCGGCGAACCGCGCCAGTTGGATCGTCGACGCGACGCCGTTCACCGCGCGAAATCGTGGTGACCCCGCAACGATGGAACCGCTTGGCAACGAGTGGAACTCGACCCGCGACGAGTACGCCCACGTCCTCCGGGCCATCGCGCGCAACCCGGGCAACGTCCTGATCGCGATGCCGAACTACCGCGAGGCGACCTGGGCCGGCGCGTATCTCGATGACACGGTCGAGAAGCCCGTCCTCGTCGACGAGAGTTCCAGCAACGAGGCGACCGAGGATCTCAAAGGCGAGTTCTTCGCCGGCGAGGGGAAAGTACTGGTCACGAGCACGCGGGGCACGCTCACGGAGGGCGTCGACTACGACGGCGCGAAGTTGCGAGCGGCGGCGGTCGTCGGTGTCCCCTTAGTCAACATCGGCTCGCCCCGTGTCCGGGCGGTCCAACGCGCCTACGGCGACGTCTTCGGCGAGGACCACGCCTTCGAGTACGCGCTGACGATCCCCGCGGTCAGACGCGCCCGGCAGGCGATCGGTCGAGTCATTCGCGGAGCTGAGGAGGTGGGCGTCCGGGCGCTGGTCGGGGCACGGTACACGCCCGACGCCCGGCATTCGGTCTACGGCTACCTCTCGCCGGCCGAACGCGAGGAGTTCGTGACGATGAGTCCGGAGTTCCTGCCGGACCAGATCGATCGGTTCTGGGCGGATCGGTGACTTGGCGATCGCTGCTCTTGCCGAATGGTTTCAAACCAAAGCGTCTCAGACAACGCTCCGTATGGCTGTCTACCTGGGCCTGGTCGAGAGTGTCGTGTGAGATACACGGCGTATATCTTGCACCGGTTGTTGCGCAAATCTCAGTGATCGAATCGTTACAGACAGGGGGGCTAGGTTTCAGTGAGTGCCGAGAGATCCACTCGGCAAGTCGTGTAGTACGATGAGGGAGTGCCGTCCGCTTGAATCACTACATGAGCGCTTCCGAAACATTGGTTCGTCTGAATGGTCACCTGCTTAGTTTCATTACGTGCAGTATAGCGGATTTCAAAGGTCTCGAGGCCAGTAGGGGACGCTCTGTCAGTGTTGTAGACCTCTTGCTCTTCGCCGGGGTCAACCTCATAACGCTGATTGTGAACGGTTTCGCCCGTTGCGTTTCGGACAACCGTAATGTCAATTGTTGCGCTCTCGCTGCCAAGGTTCTCGAGATACACTGGATGATCTGAGTGCGTATGTTCCCCGTCGGGAGTCCCCACACAGCCAGTCACGAGTAGTACCACTGCGAAAGCGCAAAACGCCCCCAGCAAGTGATCACGCATTACTCACCCATATAGTACTCAGTATGAATACCTTCTGTTGAATAATCACGTTCGCGCTAACAGCTTCGTCAGCTACGTCTACCTGCATGTATCTCTCGCCGGCCGAGCGCGAGGAGTTCGTGACGATGAGTCCGGAGTTCCTGCCCGACCAGATCGATCGGTTCTGGGCGGAGCGGTGAGTCGGCGATCGCTGCGTTCAGTCGTCCAACACACCTAAGATGGTAGATCTATCGTCTTTCGGTATGCCCCAGCTGACGAGATGGATCGAGGAGTTCTTTTATGCGTATCTGTACGGGGACTGGGAATCCGTCTCTCACGGTCTCTGGGTGTACGGCCACCTGTCAATCCTCCTCGCCACTGCGCTTGTCGGGTATACGTTCGCCCGACAACGATACCTGTTGACGCTGCTTGTGCTCCCGTTTCCCCTTGTGTACTTCTACAAGCGTCATCAAAAAGCCCGAACGTACAAGGTTCAGTCGGACACGCCGATCGAACCCGGTGAGGATTACGATCCGAACGAACACCGCTGAAGCGCTCTCGGAATGCCGTGCCGTCCGTGTACATCTCGATCCCGATCGGATTCACCAAAACTGCACCGCAGCAACTCATGCACCGTTCGATACCATCTCACGGCACGTAGTCAGTGCGATCGATCAAATCTCGACGAGGCCCAGGCTGTATTCGAGTGCGGTATCCACCTCGCTCATGCGCTCGTCCGGGATCGAGCCGAGGTTCTCACGGATCCGATGTTCGATCGAGATCGTCCGAATCATACTCCAAGCGCGACCGAGTATATACTCGAATTCAGGCGTCGAACTCACGGTGGTGAGTACTGGACAGCAGACGAAGTCGACCCGTACGCGCGTCCCACGACCGGGAAGTTCGTAAGGCCGGGCGGGAAACACCGTCCATGAACGATATCGACGTGGAGCCTGTCGAGGAGATCGACGAGTCGGTCGTCCCGAGCGGGATCGAGGGGCCGGAGTACGTCCTCTACGGTGGAAAAGGCGGCGTCGGCAAGACGACGATGGCGGCGGCAACGGCACTCGCGAGCGCCCGTGACGGCACCTCGACGCTGGTCGTCTCGACGGACCCCGCCCACTCGCTGTCGGATACACTGGAGACCGACATCCCAGCCGAGCCGGCCCAGATCCGCGAGGACATGCCGCTGTACGCCGCCGAGATCGACCCCGAGGCTGCGCTGGGTGACGACCCGCTGGGCCTGGAGGGCGGCGGCCTCGGCGGTCTCGGGGATCTGCTTGGCGAGGACGTCACGGACCCCTTCACCAACGCGATGCCCGGCACGGACGAAGCGGCTGCAATTCGACTGCTCATCCGGTATCTCGACGACGAGCGCTTCGATCGGGTCGTGGTCGACACGGCCCCCACCGGTCACACCCTCCGGCTGCTCGAACTCCCCGAAGTCATGGACACGATGGTCGGGAAGCTCCTCTCGTTCCGCGAGCGCCTGAGCGGAATGATGGGCACGATCACCGGGATGTTCGGCGACGCCGACGAGGAGGACATCGAGGAGGGTCTCGACGATCTGCGCGTCCTCCGGGAGCGGATCGAACGACTCCGATCGATCCTCCAGGACCCTGCGAAAACGGACTTCCGCGTGGTCATGGTCCCCGAGGAGTTGAGCGTCATGGAGTCCGAGCGTCTCCTTGAGCGACTCGCTGCCTTCGACATTCCCGTCGGCACTATCGTGGTCAACCGAGTCATGGAGGATCTGGCTGACGTCGCTGACGTCGACGCCGACTGGTACGTCTCGCCGAACCTGGAGACGTGTGAGTTCTGCCAGCGTCGCTGGGACGTCCAGCAGCAGGCACTACAGCGCTCCCAGGACGTCTTCCGTGGCCACGACGTCCGGCGGGTGCCGCTGTTCGCCGACGAGGTCCGCGGCGAGCAATTGCTGCGGGTCGTCTCTGCCTGTCTCGAAGAGTAGCTGGCCGCGTCGTCGTTTGATCCGCTTCTCTGTGACCTCTAGTGACAACATCCAAACCGGCCCCCGACCAACTGCCAACGATGGAGCCAAATCTGCTGGAAACACTTGATGGACAGGTTGCCCTCGTGACGGGAGCGAATCGGGGCATCGGTCGCGAGATCGCCAGCGGTCTCGTCGAACTCGACGCGACGGTCTACGGCGGCGTCCGTGATCCGACGGCGGCCCTTCCGGACGGTGTCGAGGCTGTCGAGATCGACGTAACAGCGGAATCCATGGTCGAAAGCGCGGTCGAGGAGGTAGTCACCGCCGGCGGCCAGTTGGACGTCCTCGTCAACAACGCGGGCGTCGGCGGGGCCGGAGCGGGTATCGAAGACATCGACAGCGAGGACTTCGATCGAATCCTGGACGTGAACCTCCGCGGGCCGTCGCTGTTGAGCAAGTACGCGCTCCCGCACTTGCTGGAGACGGACGCCCCACGGATCGTGAACGTCTCCTCCGGCGTAGGCATCCTCGCCGACCCGATCGAGTCCGAAATGCCGGCCTATCGGATCTCGAAGGCCGGCATCAACGCGTTGACGGTCTCGCTAGATCAGACGTACGGCGAAGACGGACTCATCGCCAATTCCGTCGATCCCGGCTGGGTGGCGACCGACCTCGGCGGTGAGGAAGCCCCGCGCGAGCCCGAGAAAGGGGCCGAGACGCCGATCTGGCTGTCGCGCTTCGGTCCGGGATCGCCGAGCGGCCTCTTCTGGAAAGACAGGCAGGTCATCGACTTCTGAGCGAGCGGGAAACGGTCCGTCGTCTGCCCTTCGATTCGTGGTTGAAAGCGACGAAGAAGACGACAGAGTCTGTGTCATGGCTCTTCAAGCAGCGAGCGAGCGCGCTGGACGTAGCTATTGGCGTCCCAGCTCCGGGCGTCACTGATCTCGTCGAGGAGCCCCTCTGCAGCCGTCGACGATAGCTGCCCGGACCGAACGAGAACCGAAAGCAGCGTCGGGGTCGTCACGAGCCGGGTATCGGCGAGCGACGCGTGGATCAGCCCGAGCTGGTTGAACTCGTCACAGAGGAACAGCGCCGCGTCGAGGTCGTTCGCGAGCGTGACGGCGGCGTTCTCGCCGTCATCGAGCGGGAACTCGGCGTCAAGATCGACCGACTGCGTCTCGAACGCGCCAGTCCGATCGAGGACGGCCGTAGCCGCCCGACCGTGCTCGTCATCGTAGGCGGCGATCTCTCGGAGTTCGTCGACGACGGCTGTCGGGACGACGACCGCGTATCGATCCAGTGACAGCGCGAGTGGATCGGGATCCGCTTTCGCCACGATTCCGAGGCTGACGAGTGCGGAGGCATCGGCGACGAGGACCGACATCTATGCGTCCGCGACCTCGTCGACGAAGTCCTGATCGAGTTGCTGTTTCAACACCCGGAGGTTCGCAGCCTCTTCGGCACCGACGAGTGCTTTGAGCTGGTCGAAAGAGATCTCGTCGTCGTAGTAGGCGGCCGCGATCTCCTGGGTGAGCGCGTCGTCGTGCGTCGCGTCCTGCAGGTACTCCCGGAGCGCCGTCACGAGAATGTCCGTCCGGTCCTCGCCGAGAACGTCCGCGAGCGCATCCGTCCGATCGACGAGTCGATGTGGCGCTCTGAACTGGACGCGCTTCTTGTCGCTGCTCATTATGTGTACAATGTGAGCCAAGCCACTTAGCGTTTGAGGTGAGTCACGCCTCGATCACGAACACCCGCAGATCGTTGACGTTAGTCCCCGTCGGCCAAGTCTCGATCACCGCGTCGGATTCCTCGAGCGCCGGTAGCGCGTCGTTCTCCAGCAGTGCCGCCCGCCCACGCTGTGGGTTTGAGAGCGTCTCGCCGTCGAAGAAATGATCACCAGGCGGACTGTTCTGGACGGACAAGCAGGTCATCGACTTCTGAGCGATCGGCAAACCAGACGTCGACTGCCAACAATGTCTTGTGATGATTCAGTCATTCACCTGCTATCCCGGAACCCTTAATACGCTATACATAGAACATGGATAGTGATGTCAACCGAGCACCGCCTCGCCGACGCTACCGATCCGGAAGCGACGGTCGGTAATCTTCTCACTTACGCGGAGTTGCTCAACACGCCGAAACTGGCGCGACTCTACGTCTACGTGCTCCGGAACGGCCCCGTCGCGATAGAGACCGTCAAAGACGATCTCGAGTTGCCACACTCGACGACCTACAAGTATGTGGGCGAACTCGAGGAGATGGGCGTCCTCACTCGCCACGAGGAGGCGACGCCGACGACGATCGAGGTCGAACCGATCCGACTGACGATGGAGACTGATCACGGCGATGTCGTGGTAACGCCCGTCCTCGTCGACGCGATCGCTCGACAGCATGACACCGAGGACATCCGCGTGTTCGTCGAGCGCCAGGGGATCCCGAAACTCGCCGCCGCGTTGCACTACACGCTGCGCGTGATGGACGGCGACCTCACCCAGCGCACCGCCGCCAACAAACTCGATGTCCATCCGGTCGAGGGGATGACCGTGATCACTGCGCTTCAGGACGTCGTCGAGGCGGCCGAAGCCTACGATCCGTATCTGGACACTGGCGAGTGATGTCCGGGGAGCAGATTCCTCGCGGGAGTACCGCGGTCATCGACAGCAGCGTGCTCTTCGCGATGGGCGGGCCGTCGAACGCGAAATACCAGGCCTTCGAGCGGTTCGTGACACGCCAAAACATCGAGGTTCGGATCCCCGACCACGTCGCCGAAGAACTCGGCGAGAGTCCGGACGCATATGTCTATCAGCGCGATCGCTTGCAGGCAGCTAAGAATGCCGGATGGCTCGAGCGTGGTATCGTAGATTTCTCGAATCCGGACGTCTCCAACGTCGTCGATCGCACGCGAACGCGGATGGATCGCCTGTCGGACGACGACGTCACGGAGGACGAGATCGAGAAGGCGGATACCGTACTCGCAGGACTCGCATATCAGTACGCGACAGAGGAGTCAGACCACGTGGCCGTGCTAGTGAGCGATACACTGGCTGAACAGGCGATCGGTGACGTCCTGGACGCTTCGGGAGTGGGTGATAGGGTGACGGTGGTGGAGGGGCGAGAACTAGTAAACGAACTTGAGAACCAATCCGTCGACGAAAGATGAGTCGGCCGCTATCGACGGCTGTGCCTCGCCGATCTACGCTTCGATCACGAACACCCGCAGATCGTTGACATTCGTCCCCGTCGGCCCGGTCTCGATCACGGCACCTGACTCTTCGAGCGCCGGTAGCGCGTCGTTTTCCAGCAGTGCGGCCCGCCCGCGCTGGGGGTTCGAGAGCATCTCGCCGTCGACGATCGCACCCGCGACCTCGGTCCCGCCGTCCGCGCCGTCGGTGTCGACGCTGGCGCAGACCACCGTTTCGGGCTGTTCGACGGCGACCCGGAGCGCGAACTCCAGGTTGGGACCGCCGTCGCCGTTGCCCATGACGGTGACCGTGGTCTCGCCGCCCGACAGCAGGACGGCTGGCGGTTCGACGGGAGTCCCGGTGGCCGCACACTCCTCGGCGATGGCGAGCCCCGAGAGCGCGGCCTCGGTCGCCTCGCCACGGATCCGCGAGGAGAGGACCAGCGGTTCGTAGCCGGCTTTCGCCGCGGCGTCCCGCGCCGCCGCGAGTGCGGTCCAGGCGTCGGCGAGGACGTGGTTGTCGACGTGGCCGAGAACGTCTGAATCGCCGGCAGGAGTCTCTGCGCGCTCGCCGGCCGCGCCGGCTTCGAGGTGCTCGCGGACCACCGCGGGGACAGCCACGTCGTAGCGATCCAGGATTTCGAGGGCGTCGTCGTAAGTCGTCGCGTCGGGTGCGGTCGGCCCGCTGGCGATCACGCCGGGGTCGTCGCCGACGACGTCCGAGAACAGGAGGCCGACAACTGTCGCCGGGGCTGCTGCCCTGGCCAGCCCGCCGCCCTTGATCGCCGAGCAGTGCTTGCGCACGGCGTTGATCTCGCGGATCGACGCGCCGCTCTCGACGAGTTCCTCGGTGGTGGCCTGGAGGTCGACGAGCGTGATCTCGCCGGCGGGCAACGCCAGCAGCGCGCTCCCGCCGCCGGTGATCGGCGCGAGAACGAGCGTTCCCTCGCCGAGTCCCTTGGCCCGCTGGAAGACCCGCCGGGCACCCTCCAGACTATCCGTGTCGGGGATCGGATGGCTTCCCGCGACTGTCTCGACGGTGTCAGTCGCAACTGGTTTCGTCGAGACGACGAGTCCACGGTCGAGGTAGTCTTCGAGGTGACGTTCGAGTTCGCGGGTGACTACGTCGGCGGCCTTCCCGCCGCCGAGGACGACCACCGAGTCGTAGGCCCCGAGGTCGTACTCGCTGCCAGCGACGGTCAGGACGCCTCCCTCGACCGAGAGTGCCTCCCGGAGGACCGCCTTCGGGGTCGCAGCCTCGATCCCGGCCTCGATGCAAGACAGGGCGACGTCGTGGGCCGGCGTCGCCGCCAGCCGATCGCGGTCGTCGATCATCGCCCGAGGCCCGCGACGCGCTGGAACAGGCCGAAGGCGGCGTCGCGCCAGTGATCGGGCAGGTACCGGAGCGCGAGGATCAGTTTCGCGCCGTTCCCCACCGCGTAGCGCGGATCGGGATCGGTCATCGCCGCAGCGTCGTAGATCACCGTTGCGACGTCCGCCGGTGGGATTCCGAAGACGCCGTCGTACTCGATCGCCCGGCGATCGTCCTGGGCCTCGTAGATCCCGTCGTACGCGCCCGACTGTTCGAGACGCTCGCGGCTCGCGTCGGTCCGGTCGGCAAACGACGTCTCGACGACGCCCGGTTCGACGACGACCACGTCGACGCCGTGGGAATCGACCTCGGCCCGGAGCGAATCGCTCATCGCCTCCAGGGCGAACTTCGAGGCCGCATAGGCTCCCATGCCAGGGACGGCGAGCCGACCCTGGAGGCTTGAGACGTTGACGATCGTCCCCTCCGCTTGTTCGCGCATGTGCGGCAGAACCGCTCGGATCAGGCGGTGCGGACCGTAGAGATTGACGTCGAACTGGTCCTCGAGGGCATCGGTCGGGACGTCCTCGATCGGGCCGAACTGACCGGTGCCCGCGTTGTTGACCAGGCAGTCGATCCGGCCTTCTTCGTCGATGATCCGGTCGACGACCCGCTCGACAGCGCGGGCGTTCGTGACGTCCAGGGCGGCCGTCTTCGCGCCGGCGTCGGCGAGGTCGGCAATATCGTCGGTGTCACGGGCGGTCGCGTAGACCGTCCAGTCCTCTTCGAGGAATCGCTCGGCGCTCGCCCGGCCGATTCCCGAGGAACAGCCGGTGATGAGGGCGATGTGGTCTTCCATACCGACCGCGAGGAGTGCCGAGAAGTAAGCCCTGGCGGTCGATCAGCGGTGGTGTTTAGGTGAACGAGTCGTGGTTGGGAACAGCCGGAAAGCCCCGAGCGGCTCCGGTCGAAGCCCTCGCTGCGCTCCTCACTCCGTTGCGGTGCTAGCGTCGGCCGTCTTCCCGGAGCCGCTCGCCCCTTTCAGTCCACCCATGCCGGCTGACCAACCGGTCTCGGGTGGGACTGAAAGGGGCCGCGCTCTCAGCAAGCCCCGACGACGCAAGCACCCACTGGAGCGCAGCGAGTCGCGGCAGCTGAGAGCGCGGGGGCTTTCTGGCTGTTGCAAGCGATCCCTGCTAAAGTCAACACGCCCCAATCAGCGGTTCGGAGTTGTCGACCGTGTGGTCACGCCTCGCCGCCTTGGCGTTTCAGCCGATCTGCCTCGCGGTCGGCCAACCGCGTCGGCTCGGGCAGTTTGTACCCGGCCGCACACTGACTCACGAGGTCGGCGGTCGTCGCCGCGCTCACGCGGTGGCCGGGGCTGACGTACAGCGGATTGATCGACGTCGAGCCCGACTGGTACTGGCGCGTCTGGACGGCATGCCCGATGACGGTTCCGAGCTCAGCAGTCTCGACCGTCTCGTCGGCCTCGATCGGGATGCGTGCGCCTTCCGGCAGTCGGTCGGGGATCGACTCGGCAGGGGTGCCACACAGGAGGTTCTTGGCGACGCCGATGGCAGGAACGTCCACCATGACGCCGATGTGCGTCGCCAGCCCCGCCTCCCGAAAGTGAATGCGGCCGCTGCCGTCGACGACGAGCAAGTCAGGTTCGACGGCGAGAGTCGACAGTGCCGCGAGGATCGCCCCGCCCTCGCGGAAACTCAGCAATCCAGGAATGTAGGGGATCTCGGTGTCGACGACCGCGTACGCCCGATCGACGACACGCCCGTCCTGTAGGGCGACGACAGCGCTGAGGGCTCGATCGCCATCGTCGAGAAACGCCTGATCGACGCCCGCGACGATCGGGCTGTCGCCGGTGAGTCGGTGCTGATCATCGTCCCCGAGATCGACTGGTGAATCGAATTCGATCGCCGAGGGATCGAAAGCGAAGTCGTCCTCGAAGAGGGCAACGTCGGCGATTTCGCGCTGTAAGGCTTCCATCTCGTCGCGGGAGAGCGAGGGATCGGGGACGAACTCGGGCCAAACGGAGTCCATTGCTCAGAACGGCCCGCGGCCACCCGGGCCGCCGGGGCCGCCCGGACCGCCGGGGCCGCCGGGGCCGCGACCGCCGCCGAGTTGGAGTTGGTTCGGGACCCGGATCCGATCGCGGACGTGCTGGCCGTAGGCGAGCCCGATCGCGAGGCCGATCAGGTGAGCGGCGTTGGCAACGCCCTGGCCGCCCGCACCGAACATCCCGAGGACGTTCATCGCGACCAAGCCGATCGTCACCAGCCAGATCGGGACGGGGAAAATGAAGTACACGTACACTCGGAGACTGGGGTTGAGGATGGTCAAGACGCCCATGATCGCGATGGCTGCACCCGACGCGCCGACGACTCCACCAGGGAAGTACCCGACCGCCGCTGCGGACGGTATCCCCTGATAGAGTTGAATGAGGACCTGTCCAAGCCCGGCAAGCGCGCCGCTAGAGAGGAACAGGAGCGTGAAGTCCCGCGAGCCGATGTAGTCCTCGACTAGCCGTCCAAAGAAGAAGATCACGATACTGTTGAATGCAATGTGTGCGAATCCCCCGTGTGAAAGTACCGACGTGAACCACGTCCAGACGTATTCGGGATGCTGTGGAGCCAGGACGAAAATCGATCGATACAACTCCGAAGAAAGCGTTGCAACCTGAAGGTTGGGCGTCCCAATCGCCACGGTGGCAACGAGAAACTGAAAGAGAAAGGTAATCCACATCAGCCCGAGGAACACGTACGTCATATTCCCACGGAAATACGCCAGCGGGCCGCCGGGCCCCGTGTCGATCCCGATCCGATCGAGGAGACTCTTCGAAGAACTCGGATCGCTGCCCGCCGAGACGCTGTCGTCGAACCCGCTGTCGAAGACCCCTTCGGGGTCACCCCAGTCGTCCAGTCCCGGACAGTCGTGGTTCTCCGGGAGGCGATGTTCCGAGCAGAACGTTCCCCCGCAGTGATTGCAGTGATACGGCATATTCATCTCCGTGCCGCACACGTCACAGGTCGTCATTGCCGGTGGGTAACGGACCCTGCGGCAAAGAGATTGTGCTTGCCCCGATTGCAGTCCTCTCCCACTCAAACCGCAGTTCGGAAGCCGATTTGTCTAGTCACCATCCCGTAGAACCACCTGGGCTGGCAAGGGCCAACGGGCACACCCGAATTAGTATCTATAACATCCATAAAAGAAAACAATTTAATGCGACAAACAGCATTGTGCGTGTGAAGCGATGCCACAGAATAGCAACGCGGACGGGGGGCGAAACGGGAACGCAGAACGGGGAGCAACCGATACGAGGGGCGGGCGAGCGACGACGCGACGCCGTGCCCTCGCGCTGGCGGGGACTGGGCTGGTTTCCGGCCTGGTCGGAACCGCGCTCGGGGCCGACCACGACGCAGTCGTCTACGACACCAACGGTCAGTTCATCGCGGAAAACGGTGGACAGGAAGTGTATGCCGGGGACGATTACATCGACGCGATCCAGGCCGCCCTCGACAGTCTTACACCCGGTCGGAGGACGAAGGAAAAGGTCAGAGTCGACGCGACGGGGAGCACCGGCACCGCCTCGGGTCTCCGGGCAGTGGATCTGCCGAGTTACACCATTCTGGACATCCCCGGCTCGATCGACGTCAACGACACCGGGGAGCCGTGGATCATCCCGGCTCGGGCACAGAACGCCGAGGAAGTCGAGATCCAGCGGTTCAACGTCACGGGAAATCCACGCTATGGAATCCGGATCTCTCACTGCGACGGCGTGGTCATCGACGACGTCACGATGGACCTCTCGGGCGGGCTGGGCATCCGGATCGACGGCCGGAACGGGCCCGACACGACGAACGTCACGCTCAACAGCGCCGACATCAACGGGTCGGGGACCCACGCCGTCGAGACCTACGGCGTCGACGGGCTCGACATCGGGACAGTCAGGGCAACGGACATCGATTCCGGTTGTGGACTGCTGTTGAACGACACCTCGAACGCGACGGTCGATTTCGTGGACGCGACGCGGTGTGACCAGGGCGGCGGCTACGCCGGCTTCCGGTGTGCGAACGACGCCGGGCCGAACATCACCGTCAACAGCGTCGACGCGACTGACTGTGGACGCGGCATCTTCACAGTGTCGGGCAGCAGCGGTATCGAGATCCACGACGTCACCCTTGAGGGCAACGGCGGGAACCTGATTCAGGACACCCGGGAGACGGTCATCGACGGCGGCACGATCACCAACACGGGAAGTGCTGGGATCCGGCTGGATTCCCGCAGCAGTGACCAACATCCATACACCCGAAACGTCACCGTCCGGAACCTGACTATCCGGGACAACGCGGGCTATGGCGTCTACGAAACCGGGCCCGACACCGAAGGGAACGCGATCGTCAACAACGCCTTCTGTGACAACGGGTCGGGAGCCATCGAAACCTACGCGGGTAACACGACGGTCCGCGGGAACACGGACTGCGGTGGCGGTGGTACTGGCGGAGACAGTGGCGGTGGTACTGGTGGGGACAGTGGCAGTGGGGGGGACAATGGCAGCGACAGTGCCGGCCCCATCAGTGACGGCACCTACCAGATCACGAACCTAAACAGTGGCAAACTCCTAGAGGTCGCCAACGCCGAGACGGCTGACGGGGCCAACATCCGGCAGTACGGGGACACCGGCCATCCCTGTCAACACTGGAACGTGACGGCCAACGGGGACAGGACCTACCGGCTCACGAACGTAAACAGCGGCAAGCTTCTGGAAGTCGCCAACGCCGACACCAGCGACGGCGCGAACGTTCGACAGTACGGGGACACCGGCCATCCCTGCCAAGACTGGAACGTTATCGACAACGGCGACAGTACGTACCGTCTGGAGAACGCCAATAGTGGCTCGGTCGCGGATGTCGACGGTGCATCAAGCGAGGACGGGGCGAACGTCCTGCAGTGGCCCTGGCACGGCGGCGACAATCAGCGCTGGACCTTCGAGGGAGTCTGATCGATGGACGAACTCGAGGGGAGGCGATGTCCGAGCCGGCGACGCGTCCTGAAAACGATCGGTGCGGGAGCAGTCGGGGCCTGCACCCTGGCTCTGGGGGGTGCCGTGACGGCCGACGATAGCCCGGACCACTATCACAATCCAGTGGGTCCGATCGGCTTCGGGGATGTCACCGCAATCCAGGCCGACGACGGGACCTATTACGTCTACGGGACGGAGACGCCCAATGACGTCGTCCCCATCGCCACGTCCAACGACCTCGTGAACTGGTCGTACGTCGGCGCCGCGCTACCGGATCACCCCGACTGGCGGGACGACCCCGACGCCGGCGTCTGGGCGCCCGACATCAACGACTACAACGGCCAGTACCACCTCTACTACTCCTACTCGACCTGGGGGAGTCAGAACAATCCCGGTATCGGGCTGGCAACGTCCCCGACGCCCGACGGTCCCTTCACCGATCAGGGTCCGGTGTTCCGCGCCGAGGACCTGGGGATGACTAACTGCATCGACCCGGAGTTTCGGGTCGTCGACGGGACGCCGTACATGGTGTGGGGGAGCTGGTACGGCATCCACGGCGTCGAACTCACCGGCGACGGCCGCGATTACGTCCCGGGAACGACGTTCCACCTGGCGGGCAACATGCGCGAAGGCGGGATGATCGTCGAGGCGAACGGCTACTACTATCTGTTCTACTCCACCGGCGACTGCTGTGACGGTGCCGACAGCACCTACGCCGTCGAGGTCGGCCGGGCAGAGTCGTTTACCGGGCCGTACTACAACCAGAACGGCACCGACCTGCGGGATCTGAACGAACACCACAGCGGCGTCTCGGTGCTCGAAGGCACCGGCCAGTTCATCGGCCCCGGCCACAACACGGCGATTCAGGACGACGCCGGCGACTGGTGGATGCTCTAT is from Halorhabdus sp. BNX81 and encodes:
- a CDS encoding rhomboid family intramembrane serine protease produces the protein MTTCDVCGTEMNMPYHCNHCGGTFCSEHRLPENHDCPGLDDWGDPEGVFDSGFDDSVSAGSDPSSSKSLLDRIGIDTGPGGPLAYFRGNMTYVFLGLMWITFLFQFLVATVAIGTPNLQVATLSSELYRSIFVLAPQHPEYVWTWFTSVLSHGGFAHIAFNSIVIFFFGRLVEDYIGSRDFTLLFLSSGALAGLGQVLIQLYQGIPSAAAVGYFPGGVVGASGAAIAIMGVLTILNPSLRVYVYFIFPVPIWLVTIGLVAMNVLGMFGAGGQGVANAAHLIGLAIGLAYGQHVRDRIRVPNQLQLGGGRGPGGPGGPGGPGGPGGRGPF
- a CDS encoding RICIN domain-containing protein encodes the protein MPQNSNADGGRNGNAERGATDTRGGRATTRRRALALAGTGLVSGLVGTALGADHDAVVYDTNGQFIAENGGQEVYAGDDYIDAIQAALDSLTPGRRTKEKVRVDATGSTGTASGLRAVDLPSYTILDIPGSIDVNDTGEPWIIPARAQNAEEVEIQRFNVTGNPRYGIRISHCDGVVIDDVTMDLSGGLGIRIDGRNGPDTTNVTLNSADINGSGTHAVETYGVDGLDIGTVRATDIDSGCGLLLNDTSNATVDFVDATRCDQGGGYAGFRCANDAGPNITVNSVDATDCGRGIFTVSGSSGIEIHDVTLEGNGGNLIQDTRETVIDGGTITNTGSAGIRLDSRSSDQHPYTRNVTVRNLTIRDNAGYGVYETGPDTEGNAIVNNAFCDNGSGAIETYAGNTTVRGNTDCGGGGTGGDSGGGTGGDSGSGGDNGSDSAGPISDGTYQITNLNSGKLLEVANAETADGANIRQYGDTGHPCQHWNVTANGDRTYRLTNVNSGKLLEVANADTSDGANVRQYGDTGHPCQDWNVIDNGDSTYRLENANSGSVADVDGASSEDGANVLQWPWHGGDNQRWTFEGV
- a CDS encoding family 43 glycosylhydrolase, which codes for MDELEGRRCPSRRRVLKTIGAGAVGACTLALGGAVTADDSPDHYHNPVGPIGFGDVTAIQADDGTYYVYGTETPNDVVPIATSNDLVNWSYVGAALPDHPDWRDDPDAGVWAPDINDYNGQYHLYYSYSTWGSQNNPGIGLATSPTPDGPFTDQGPVFRAEDLGMTNCIDPEFRVVDGTPYMVWGSWYGIHGVELTGDGRDYVPGTTFHLAGNMREGGMIVEANGYYYLFYSTGDCCDGADSTYAVEVGRAESFTGPYYNQNGTDLRDLNEHHSGVSVLEGTGQFIGPGHNTAIQDDAGDWWMLYHVEATSDLEERQLMIDRLQWDENDWPVVACDGTPSSQSPMPASGEYPCGVGGGNSGGSDSGDDGTGGGSDSTDGPDSGAIDEGTYRITNVNSGKLLEVAVAGTADGANVRQYGDTGHPCQDWEVTQNGDGTYRITNAHSGKLLEVANADTADGANVRQYGDTGHPCQDWNPIDNGDGTYRLENANSGSVADVENASSEDGANVLQWPWHGGDNQRWRFNSI